The Mycolicibacterium aurum genome segment TATGCGCGCCGTCATGTTGAAGACTTCTCCGCGTTACGTGCCCATCATGTTCGCCACTGCCGCTGCCGCGGCGATCGGCTTCGCTCCCGCCGCCCTCGCCGGCGGGCCGCCCGGATGCTACGACCCAGCAGGCACCGGATGCGCCGTCGCACCGATGCCGGCTCCCCCGGCGCCGGGCGCGGCGGGTGCCATTCCCGGCGGACCCGCCGGCGTGGCCGGTCCCGGCGGCGCAGCGGGTGTCATCCCCGGCGGACCGGCCGGCACCGCGGGCCCCGGCGGCGCAGCGGGAGTCATTCCCGGCGGACCCGGCGGAGCCGCCGGACCCGCAGGCGCGACAGGCGCCATCCCGGGCGGACCGGCCGGCACGGCAGGCCCCGGCGGCGCAGCGGGAGTCATTCCCGGCGGACCCGGCGGAGCCGCCGGACCCGCAGGCGCGACAGGCGCCATCCCGGGCGGACCGGCTGGCACCGCAGGACCCGGCGGCGCCAGCGGCTGCATTCCCGGCGTCGGCTGCGGCAGCGTTCCCGCTCCCTAGCTGAGCTTCGCGGCGCGGCCTCCGGGCCGCGCCGCGACACCTGGTGCTGTTCGGGCGAATTCGTAGCCTGCGGTGAGTCGGTACACCGCTCGGTCGATGGTGGGCAGAATGTCGGTGATGGGTATCTCCCCCGCCGCGAATCTCCCGAGCAGGCCGTAGACGACGTTGGCGATCACGGTGTCCATATCCGCGATGAAGTCGTCGTCCACACCGTCGAGAACGTCCAGCGCGGTGGGGACCACGACGTCAAGTCCGCGGCGGAGCAACCGCTTGCCGCTCGGCCCTGACCTGGCGCGGAAATACGCGGCGAGCATGGCAGGGTGACGCTCCCACGGCTCGAACAAGGTGCGGAACAGTCGCATCAGCGCCTCGTGCAACGATTCACCCGGCGCCCTCCGCTGCCCCACCACCGCGGCGTAGCGGTTCTCGTCCGTCCAGGCTTCCAGCGCCGCCAAGATCAACTCGTCACGGTTGGCGTACCGCTTGTAGATCGTGGCCAGCGAGGTGCGCGAACGCCGGGCGACCTCACGCAGCTGCACGGCGTCGTAGCCGTCGTTCTCCAACAGCTCGACGACCGCGGTCAGGATCGGATCATCTGAAGCCATTTACGTGAACACCCTTGCCGGTCGCCAGTAACACCGTTACCGTACCCCAGTAACACGGTTACTGATGGAGGAGGTGCGATGGGTTCTCTCGACGGCAAGGTGGCATTCATCACCGGGGTCGCCCGCGGCCAGGGGCGCAGCCACGCGGTGCGGCTGGCCTCCGACGGCGCCGACATCATCGGGATCGACATCTGCGCCGACATCGACTCCAACGGCTATCCGATGGCGTCGCCCGCGGAACTCCAGGAAACCGTCACCCTCGTCGAGGCCCATGGCGGCAAGATGCTCGCGTCCATCGCAGACGTGCGCGACTTCTCCGCGGTCAAGGCCGCCGTGGATACCGGCGTGGCGCACTTCGGACGGCTCGACATGGTGTGCGCGAATGCCGGAATCGCCGCCATGGCCTTCGCGGAACTGACCGACGCCCAAGATCTGCAGATGTGGACCGACGTGCTTGAGGTCAACCTGGTCGGCTCCTTTCACACCGCCAAGGCAGCGATCCCCCACCTGATCGCCGGCGAGCGTGGCGGGTCCATCGTGTTCACCAGCTCGACCGCCGGACTGAGAGGTTTCGGCGGCAAGGGCGGAGGCGGCCTCGGCTACGCCGCGTCCAAGCACGGAATCGTCGGACTGATGCGCGCGTTGTCCAATGCCCTGGCTCCCCACAGCATTCGGGTCAACACCGTGCATCCGACCGCGGTCAATACCATGATGGCGGTCAACCCGGCGATGACGGCATTCCTCGAGCACTATCCCGACGGTGGACCACACCTGCAGAACCCGATGCCGGTGGGACTGCTGGAACCCGAGGACATCAGCGCCGCAGTGGCATACCTGGTCTCAGATGCCGCCAAGTACGTGACCGGAGTGACGTTCCCGGTCGACGCCGGATTCTGCAACAAACTGTGAGCTCCACAGGACGTGTCGCCGGAAAACGGGTGCTTGTCACCGGCGCAGCCCGGGGGATGGGGCGCAGCCACGCGCTTCGGCTGGCGGAGGAAGGCGCCGACGTCATCCTCATCGACATCTGCGAGTCCCTGCCGGACATCGAATACCCACTGGCCAGCCGGGAGGATCTGGCCGAAACCGCGCGACTGGTCAGCGAAGTGGGGCGCCGTGCCATCTCACACGTCGTCGATGTGCGAGACGCGGATGCCTTGGCCGCCGCAGTCGACGACGGCGTCTCCAAACTCGGCGGGCTCGACGCATCGGTCGCCAACGCCGGAGTCCTGACTGCAGGCACCTGGGAGACCACCACACCGGCCCAGTGGCGCACGGTCGTCGACGTCAACCTGATCGGAACGTGGAACACCTGCGCAGCCGCTCTACCGCACCTCGTCGACCACGGCGGCAGCCTGGTCAACATCAGCTCTGCGGCCGGGATCAAGGGCACCCCACTGCACACGCCGTACACGGCGTCCAAGCACGGCGTCGTGGGAATGAGCAGGGCACTGGCGAATGAACTTGCCGCGCAGAGCATCCGGGTCAATACAGTGCACCCGACGGGTGTGGCCACCGGCATGCGGCCCGATTCACTGCACGGACTGATCGCCCACACGCGCCCCGACCTCGGCCCGCTCTTCCTCAACGCGATGCCGATCATGATGGCCGAAGCTGTCGACATCAGCAACGCGGTGCTCTTTCTCGTCTCCGATGAATCGCGCTACGTGACCGGCCTGGAGTTCAAGGTCGACGCCGGCGTCACACTGCGCTAGCCCCTCTGGAGGAACCGATGACCGCAACCGATATCGACCGCGCGCGGCGCGCGTTCGCCGACGTCATGACCTTTGCCGCGCCCGAAACACCCACGTCCGCGACAACGGACATGCTGGCCTTCGTATTCGCCGAGGTGTGGCACAGACCGGGCCTGAGCCGACGCGACCGCCACTTCATCACGTTGCCCTGCGTGGCTGCCGCAGATGCCGAGACACCGCTGCGCGACCACGTTTACGCAGCGCTGAACAGCGGTGAGGTGTCCATCGATGAAATGCGGGAGACAGTACTGCATTTCGCGGTGTACGGCGGCTGGCCCAAGGCGTCGCGGTTCAACATGGTCGTCGACGAGCAGTGGCAACGGATCCACCACGACCGTGGCGCGGAGCTCCCTCCCCCGTCCCCGTTGCTGCCACTGACCACCCCGAGTGATCCCGATGCCCGGCTGTCCGTGGGCGAGCAGGCCTTCAAGGACATCAACTGCCTCCCCTTCGCACCCCACCGGGACGACCCGTTCCAGGGGGCTGGAATCCTCAACTTCGTCTTCGGTGAGATGTGGCTGCGCCCCGGGCTC includes the following:
- a CDS encoding TetR family transcriptional regulator, encoding MASDDPILTAVVELLENDGYDAVQLREVARRSRTSLATIYKRYANRDELILAALEAWTDENRYAAVVGQRRAPGESLHEALMRLFRTLFEPWERHPAMLAAYFRARSGPSGKRLLRRGLDVVVPTALDVLDGVDDDFIADMDTVIANVVYGLLGRFAAGEIPITDILPTIDRAVYRLTAGYEFARTAPGVAARPGGRAAKLS
- a CDS encoding mycofactocin-coupled SDR family oxidoreductase, with translation MGSLDGKVAFITGVARGQGRSHAVRLASDGADIIGIDICADIDSNGYPMASPAELQETVTLVEAHGGKMLASIADVRDFSAVKAAVDTGVAHFGRLDMVCANAGIAAMAFAELTDAQDLQMWTDVLEVNLVGSFHTAKAAIPHLIAGERGGSIVFTSSTAGLRGFGGKGGGGLGYAASKHGIVGLMRALSNALAPHSIRVNTVHPTAVNTMMAVNPAMTAFLEHYPDGGPHLQNPMPVGLLEPEDISAAVAYLVSDAAKYVTGVTFPVDAGFCNKL
- a CDS encoding mycofactocin-coupled SDR family oxidoreductase yields the protein MGRSHALRLAEEGADVILIDICESLPDIEYPLASREDLAETARLVSEVGRRAISHVVDVRDADALAAAVDDGVSKLGGLDASVANAGVLTAGTWETTTPAQWRTVVDVNLIGTWNTCAAALPHLVDHGGSLVNISSAAGIKGTPLHTPYTASKHGVVGMSRALANELAAQSIRVNTVHPTGVATGMRPDSLHGLIAHTRPDLGPLFLNAMPIMMAEAVDISNAVLFLVSDESRYVTGLEFKVDAGVTLR
- a CDS encoding carboxymuconolactone decarboxylase family protein, whose amino-acid sequence is MTATDIDRARRAFADVMTFAAPETPTSATTDMLAFVFAEVWHRPGLSRRDRHFITLPCVAAADAETPLRDHVYAALNSGEVSIDEMRETVLHFAVYGGWPKASRFNMVVDEQWQRIHHDRGAELPPPSPLLPLTTPSDPDARLSVGEQAFKDINCLPFAPHRDDPFQGAGILNFVFGEMWLRPGLGMRERRLITVACVAFQDAPYPILSHVYAALKSRDLSFDEMDELTVHFAAYFGWPKAAHLSQVAAEQKKRVTEEWAAEA